The DNA segment CCTCTATCAGGTCACAGCAGCAAGAGAGTTTTGAGTCTacattgcagaaaagtaagaggaAAGTCAAGATAAGGAAAAGGAGGATAATGAATCAAAGGGAATTTGTCACTAAAAAAAATGTTCCAGTAAGTGGTATTGACAAAAATGCTTTAAGGGAACCTAGTTCCTTAGTACAACAATCTATGAAAACTCAACAGTCTGTGGATAAAGCTTCCGAAGAAACTATTAAGCAACAAAATGGTTCATCCGTGAAAGGCAACAGTAAGTCCAAAAAGAGTCAAACTGAGCAAGCCATGTCTGAAGATGATAATGTGGGGTTAGTAAGTTGGAAAGGAAAGTCTGGTGAAGGGTCTAGCAAACGAAAACGGGAAACTGTTAAAGAACCTGGTGCACTGAGGACAATCTCCTGTGATAGTGGCCTTTGGCAGCAACGATTAAGAATTCAAAAAGTCTTGTGGGGTCGTACATTTGACACAACAATTTTGGAGATGGCCGGTATGAGACAAATTCTTAAGATTGTGGAGTTTCAACAATGGGAACACTTGTTTGAAGGGAGCATACCTCTAGTATATGAAGATGCAGTACAAACTTTTTACACATCTCTCTTCActgttgagggggatcacatttatgcgctagtaaatggagtagacattgtaCTTGACGCTTCAACATTGGGAAATGTTCTTAGAATTCCATGTGAAGGGATGCCCTCAATCAAGGGTGTTTGTGGTGTAAACTTCAGGAGAGCCATCATAAAGGAGCAAGCTATTCATTAGGGGGAATAGGTGCATAAGAAGGTATTGCTTCCTGAGTATCAGCTTCTCTTTGAACTGGTCAATAAGGTGTTATTACCTCGTTTTGAGAGGCGATCTATTGCTACAAAATCAAATATGGTCTTAATCGAAgcgcttgatgagtttgtcccaatcaatttgccagcaatcatgatagatcatatgcaaaaggtggcaaaCTTTAAAGGTGGGAATCATGGGCTACCATATGACTTTCTCCCCACTCAGGTGTTCAGATTCTACAAGGTCCCTTTGGGGAATCCCAGAGTAGGCACATGCAAGCAACCCTTCTATAAGACCACTTTAGAAGAATGTGAATGTGTAGAAagagttggtggaagcatctcgaccatCTCTCAGCTGATGAACGCTCAAAATGTAGCTTCTGAAGAGATCAGAAGGTTGAGGGCTCGAAATGCCATACTGGAAACTCAGTTCAGTCAAGAAGTTAAAGGACCTGATTCTGTTAATGAAGAAGTTGCATGACTaacaaaggaaaatgataaacTTCGGGCACAATTACTTGAAGAACAACTGTTTGCAAATGCTcgactggacctggttctcaaaaccattgttgtTTCTTCTTCCAAGCCTCCTTCTTCTAGTATCCCCTAGGATCCTCTTAGTGTCCAACTATTTTTGCTCTAATATTTTGTGGTtgctgttttatttttgttttcctttgttTTTGTGATAACATGCTGGAATTCACCATTACTGCTCCTGTCTTGCTCAGTCCATTGTTTAATAAAACAGCTCCCCTTTTTGCCTGTACAATGCTGTGTTCCTCTGGCTTCTCCTTTTTATTATGTTGtctgcacatatgtggcatgagctagctgtgttagacttctttatgttaCATTCCTGCTTGTGCTCtttttaatgattccaaaagggggaagaatATAGGATTAAGGGGGAATGGAACGTTGTGTGGGAATATCAGATTTCAGGAGAGCTCTAAGATTAAGGGGGAACTTTGTGTAGTTTCTGGTATCTTATCTGGTTATTTTTTCTCTAAACAAATACTATCtatgcctaagtttgtcatcatcaaaaagggaaaaattgatgggttttcaatgttttggccctatgtttcttatgttttgatgatctaacaaacttgttgtgaagaaccagatagagaacctgccCCCACATGGTATACATTTCAACTAACCTAGTCCAAGTCTAAAAATCAGCAAATGAATGAACGACCACAGGGAAGAACATAATATGGACATGGTGACctagtcccttagggttctccgacacaAGTACAAGTCAGTGACTGTCCGTAATcattataaagaggaacacaacaaggACCTGGTCCCTTGGGGTTCTCtgatagaagtacaagtcaactgtaCAGCTGGAACGTAGCAGCAGAAAGTGACCATCTCACAACTGTTacaaaagaggaacacaactaggacctaGTCCGTTagtgttctctgacagaagtacaattCGACTATCCAGCTGGAATGCAACTGCACAAAAGTGGCTATGCAGATAGTACAAtggtcacttctcattgggaagaagcgtgtaccaagaattaacatcactatctattgtgatgtcttttgtgatataacaacctggtgcaaggaaCAACAtttttgtgcattcagtgatactctctctcaagcataacagtgtttatccagcattgaagtcactggtgtgtcaagaataagaagacaactccactaaggatcagtttttaaagagtttatgtacatccgtagttgagttgtaatcttgtcatttttctctttattgtatttcctagtttgctttcttagaagttttgtcttaggaaaaaaccaaaaatctgtaaacttccgagtttatgttgtgactaggaatagtcataagtttaaagcctttgtaaataggagagttataaagtggcttgtggtgagagcatcataagttagttgaagtctttgtaatagggctATTGCAAAGTagcttgtaatagggagattgcaagttagtgaagttaaaagcctacaagagtaggtcgtggttttttgatcccatTGTGCGagatttttccacataaaaatcccTTGTCTTTTTTACTTTTAGTTTCTGTTGCATTCTCAGCATTATCTCATATAAGACCAAGTACTCTACAGtatggtggactcatacaaactaacaatgaACCAAGACTGCAGAGTCTACCACGTCTCATACTCCTAGTAAGGGTAGTAGAAGGAACATGTTCATTAATAATCACAACCTTACGAGGGTCAGGTGTTGAGAGGACATATTTAACAAAGAAAATATAGTGGAAAGATTGAGGCGTACAATGCAAGGTTAAGGAGATGAATGCAAAGAAGAAGGAAGAGGATATCAAAAACATCAAGCATGACGAAGTATTTATAAGAAGAAGCAACCGACATCCAGGTTGGCCATTATGAACTGTCATAATAGAACCGTCACTTTGTGACTGAGGCAACCGCATAAAACCCCTAAAAAGCACTGAAAAACTGCAGAACCAATCAAGATAAGCCACGTGGCTTGTGCATTAAATGGACGTGATGTATGTCACATCGATTCTGAAGAAGGCATTATGATACTCGAGAAATGGCGGCAAAGAATTTCCCCCATAAATACTTACTACTTTTCGAATATTTAGTTGAGAATATTCAGAAAGTGGGGGACTATCTGCATTAGTGAAAACAAGGCATGACAGGACCATCAATAAGGTGACATATGACATTGAGTTAAAGAATTCAAGAATGCATGGGAGAAACACCCCTAGGATTTCTCTAGAAAAGGAACCGACTCTGACAATAGGGAAAAAAGAAATAGGAGCAGAATGTATAAAGACAGTGAAAGAAGGAAGGTGTACGAATCCGTCATAAATAAGGAAGAAAAATCGACATATAAACGTGGTTACGAGAAATTCTCAGTAATAAATACTTCCGTTATAATTATATATGAAAACGGGTAATCAAGGCAATTAATGCCATTAACAAGTCCGAATTAAGTATGAAAACCGTTATAACTGTGTACTCTTATATAAGGACTTAGTCCTCAATTGTAATGGTATTCGATTATTATTGAAAATATAACCAATCATTCTTTATTTTATTCATAAGGTTCTAACCGCAATTTCGGGAGTGCTTATCAATTTTACTTTCCTTATCAATTATTTCCATTAATTATTTTGTTCTTCAAATTATTAGAAAAGTGAAGTAAATCTTGGTTATCAGTAATCGGATTTCTTCTGTTAAGCACAACGGAGGTTGATCACATCGACCAAACATTTACTCTATTTGGAATATGTGTGTAGTAACACTTTAATGTTCAAAAAAATATGGCACCTGTAACCTTCAAATTCTTGATCCGCCTCTAATTGCTTGGTTAGGAATAAGTTATTCAGGATTATAATGACATATATTATAATATTCAAATTAAATAATAATGTGATTATATTGTAAATGTACATTATTGGTAGATAATTGGTTCATTAAACTTAAAATGGGATAAACGTGGCATGTATTTAGTTTTAATTAGATAAAATGAGataaatttttatttataattttaatcTTGATTTTTTAGAAGAATTTGGGTGAAAAGCTTTAGAAATGGGTAGATAGGTCATCTTGTTGTTATATATAGTGATTAGTAATCTCAACATTATTATCACACATTGAGCGTGTATAGAAATAATACCATTATTGTAGTATAAACAGTCACTATATTACTAATgagatttttacattcctatgccatatagtaaactatattaccctcaatgcttaacttttaatataattaccttttatatacctaattaccatttatgtacattttaggggttttactagtattaattagtctcctaatttaactctaccgtatattcccactccccccccccaagtttctctctccaaatctcACCCCCTCACCCACGTATCAAACGACACTccacgatttcctcttcaatcacccACTATTCCCTCTTCTAAAACTAGCGAAAGTAACCCCTCCATTATTCacaaccattaaaaagttttgaagctttgaattcgaacttgggttttcaaaagacattgtttgtttggattggatgttgttgcaaaaaattgagaattctctctatgcctctctctatctctcaatccccaatttcagtaatataaagcaaatgaaaagagagcaacaattccaacattgacagccattaaaaagctttgaagctttgaattcgaatttaggttttcaaaaatcattatttgttaggattgggtgttgttgcaattAATTggaaatatggtttggagtttatatctcaattttgaggggttttggtgaagattagacttgattttggctgaatttcagattgaaactcgaagaagcagaagaagaagacattacatacattatattgcagaaattgtagaaaaattataaaaatattgtagaaaaattgtattctgttgtttatttatttttcttttattcatttaactattgtatgaaagttgaacaacattgtataaaaattgtatttaagtggtattatattgtagttgtatataattgAGTAGAAATAATAtacgaaaattgtagataagttgtataatatataattatttgtatgaaatttgtttttactatgtataaatcagatacaaaatatacaaaagacatattgtatgaagtttgtatttaagttgtatgttattgtagttgtatttgactgggtagaaataatgtgtgaaagttgtagataaattgtataatatataattagttgtacaGGCCCCCTACCAACTCGCTCCCGGTGACATTAGGCACTACCTCATTTGGACTAGAAATAATATAACTGTCGATAAAATAAATCATTGTTGTGTTTTCGGTCTCGTTGAATaaaatgaaatttgtttttactatgtataaattagatacaaaatatacaaaagacatattgtataaaatgtGTATAAAAAGtgtatttaagtggtattatattgtagttgtatataactgagtagaaataatgtatgaaaattgtaggtAATTTGTAcataagttgtagataaattgtataatatataattagttgtatgaaatttatttttactatatataaatcagatacaaaatatacaaaagatatattgtataaattttgtataaattttgtatttaaGTTATATGTTCCATCCTCAAGGCAACCCTCGTAAACTATCCCAAAACCACCTTGACCAATTTTAAGGATTGGGGAAAAGTTCCTTGTGGCCTTGTAGATTTCTCCCATGGTGAATTTAACACTCCCTGCCTCTTTTGCGTGGATTGAATTATTTTCACTAGAATAAATGCTTCGACCTCTACTGCGTCTCTTCTCACTTCCGCCATCAGATGTAACTGATTTTTTTTATCCGTGGTTTCCGGGCATCGCTTTGCGAACCTGACTAGCTATACCCACCGGGACCCGCTGTTTCAATGCATGCACCACGGTTAGTTCCACGGGGCCCTGGAGACGTGACCGATTTGTAATGCCTCTAGTGGCCTTGTTGGGGCTCGAACTGGCGACCTGAAGGACTTTGTCCTCAGGCCTTTACCAACCGAGCTACCCCTCAGGGTTGATGTAACTGATCAATTTGCAGCCAATACATTTGTTAAGCATCTGTTTAAGTATTTACTGActttttctattaaaaaaaaaagaatttaagtGGAGTTTCAGCTTTATGGAATAGCAAAAATCACAATGCAAGAATTATTGTCAATCGAGGAAGATGGATGGCCAAGTCAGAAAAGCCCTATTTCCTGTAATCAAAAAATTAGAGAAGGAAAGATCCACCGAATTGTAACATATGAGTGGAAACATGGAAAGAGAAGAGgagggaaaaaaaaggaaaagggtgtaactaaatcccttaattgaaggcactaataatggattgaAAGCCTTTTAAGAtgaaatgtatatattttgtaaacaaaacttaTATAGGCAGGGTAATTTATTAAACATGAACATTtagggtaatatagtttactatATGACATATGAATGTAAAAATCCCATTACTAATTCCAGAATAAAAGTTATACATAACATGAAATAAAATAACTTACAATTATAGTATATTTGTTCATGCttgtaaaattaatttattttgaaaagtattttttcttaaaaagatttttcaaaaaagtacttttggcgaGAAATAGTTTATGTCTAGCTTATCAAtttaaaaagcacttttgagTAACAATtaatgtttggccaaactttaaaAAGTACTGTTAAGGATATTctcctcaaaaatatttttcaaaaaagttCTTTTAGGGAGAAACTATATTTTTCTACTTCTCAAGAATTGTTTCTACTTCtactcaatttttttttcttctaaaaactGGATCAAACaacttactttttttttttcttcagaaaaagtacttttggctaGAGAGGTATCAGAATTATGAACCAAGCTACCCCTAGAAATGTAACTTTAATTTACAAAAGGACTATATAAGCTGtttaaaaagaaatgaaaggaCTATATATGGTCAGAGGTAAATGTAAAGGACAATTTTAAACACCCCCAGTAGCTAAAAGGACCCATTTTGTCATTTCCTCTCTAGTCCCTTCTTCTCTGTGGTCAATTTTTCTGGTTCTCCACTTCTACTCCGATGAATAAGATGGGAAAACCAGCGGATTTCGCCGCTGCCGCCGGTACTACGCCTCCGTCAGAACCTCCAGAGTCGGAGTTACAACCAACACATTCCCAGGAATCGATGATTGCTAATCTCCGCAAACTCTCCGACGGCCTCTCCATGTTCCAGCGATGCTTGACTGAGCTAGAACAACACATTGATTCCGTCCGGACCTCAATCGGCTCCTCTATGCTACTACTGCGAAAGAATGAACAGTCAACTAATAACACTCCGTCAGCAGCGGAACTCCCAGCCGCACAGCCAGAACCAGAACCATCTTGTGAATCTGACCCCTCTGAGGTGGAAGATgaaaatgaagatgaagatgacgaTGAAGATGACgatgaagaggaagaggaagaggaagagaaggaggaggaggaagaggaagaggaggaggaggaggaggttgaggaggaggaggaagaagaggaggaggaggaggaagcgAAACCCCCTTGTCGTTCAGAGCTGGAAATCCTGTGCGAAACGATGAACAGCATTGGTCTGAAGGAATACATGATAACGCATCTCTCAGATATAAATGGACTGCGTGAACAAGTCCCTAAGGCATTGAAACTCTCGCCCAATCCTGCTAGGCTTGTATTGGAATGTATTAACAAGGGGGGAAGCGAAAGGTATGTTAATAGCTCAAGATCATTAGCTTCTGTATTGGCTTTGGAGTGCTTGTTGTTAGCTGCTGTTGAGAATGACAAAGGGGCCAAGGAAGACGCGGAGCAGGCAGCTTTAGCATGGCGGGAGAGAATGATTTACCAAGGAGGTGTAATAAAGGCTCACGAAATGGATGCCCGAGGTTTGTTGTTGCTCATTGGGTGTTTCGGGATTCCACAAGCATTTACAAATCTTGATATCAGATATTTGGTTACGGTTAGTGATGCCTGGGTGATTTCTGGTGCCCTCAGGAGATCAAGTGTTCTCATGGAAAAGATCCCAGAAATAATTGAGTGGATGTTGAAGCAAAATATAGTAGTTGAGGCCGTTGACATTGCCTATACTTTTGGAATGGAGGAGAGATTTAACCCTCGTAGACACTTGACATCATTTTTACATAACTCTGAAGTGTCATTATTGAACAAAACTAAGGGACTTGAGCAAGGTATTACTGTGCGTTCAGTTAAAAAGAAGCACTTGTCTCATCTGAAATCTGTCAGCGAATGTTTGGGACACCACAAGATTGATCCTACGAAACTCCTTCCTGGGTGGCAAATCGACATGAGAATAATGAACTCGGAGAAAGAAATTGCTGAGTTGAATAGGCATATAGGTGAGAAAGAACTTGCTGAATTGACTATGCGTATAGGTGATCAGAAGATGGcacaaaagagaaaaaatgatGAGATTGAGTCGTCGTCTTCTGGTAGTTTCAGCAACAAAGAAATGAGACACTCACATTTTCCGAATCCAAATCCATGGCCACCACAACAACAAAGAGTTGTTAATAATGTTGGTGATAGCAATAACACCTTATTAGGAGGTGGTGGAACTGCTGGCCACATTTATGGTTATTCTCTATCCTCATCGGTATTGCATGGAACTGTTGCAGGCTCAATACACGAAAATGTTGTTGGCTCACTGGCAGGACCCGTGGGAGGTGTTGCGGCCATGGATGGCGCTGGTGCAGGTAAATCAGTGCAAGGAGGTTCAGGTGTTGATCATACACCCGGGCAAATAGGAAGTCATATTGGTCAGTTATATGGATCGCGTGGTGATGCAGCCGTGTATGACAAACTAGCCTCCCACAGCTATGCTTATAGGCCATCATCCTACTTGGAAGGCTCAAGCTCTACGGGATTGCCAAGCACCACACCCGGCGATGCTTATTGGCCAACGCCATACACGGAAAGCTCTAAGGCGTTTCCAAACACCATATCTGGTGATGCCAATAGGCCACCACCATACTTGGGAGGCTCTGCGGGGTTGCCAAACACCATAGCTGGTGACGCTTACAGGCCTCCACCATACTTGGAAGGCTCTATAGGGTTGCCAAACACCATACCTGCACCATATCAGTTTGCTGATACTGTTCCAGCAACTGAACTACACCGAAGCAGTGGCTCACGAGCAGATCATGTCCCATCTGCTGCAGTTGCTCATCCTTCATCCTACTTGTACTTGAAGAGATAGTTTTGTGTCAGGCAGGCATTACTTTCTTACCTTAGTTTCCCTTCTTGTAGTATAGCCAGCTTAGAAGTGATTTTgtgcagtttttttttttttttttaatttatatttcatATGATTTCTTTGctgatactaatattgtctccttttgtttttttgttttcttgagccgatggtctttcataaacaacctctctactccttcgggtaggggtaaggtctgcttaCACACTACCCTCGCCAGACCCCAGTAgtaggattttactgggttgttgttgttgagctACTAAAAATCTCTGGCCAGTGTTCAAGGCTTAGCATAATGACGTCTCAATTCAACTTGGAAAAATGTCATGTCTGGAAAGATCTAAAACTTACAATATAAAAAACCAGACAAAAGCAAATAACTGATTAACTTCCCTTTACTTTCTCCTCCATTTCGTTTCCCTCTCTTCCACCAAACATGATCTTTTAACATTTCTTTGCTTTTACTTTCCCTCGTCCAGTCAAGGTGGTCACACTGGTTCCTTGGAAAATCCAAGGTCATGGATTCGATTCCTCAAACATGCATCTTCCTCTTTTTCCAAGTGCGACATTCTTGTTTTTTCTACCGAGATGAAATTAAATGGAAAACATGGttagtgaggattcatatagccgacctCACTTTGTTGGGACTGAGTTGTACAACAGTTGTACTTGTTGTTTGTTGTTTTGATGTCAATTGTTGACAGTCTATGTGGGCATGCACACTTGTATATCCTGTGTGACAATGCACGGGAGAAAAGTCTATTATTAATTGATATTCTATGTTACAATAAACCCTATTTATATGTATACATAACACATAACCTACTCCTATTACATAAGGGACTAAGACTAGTTACATATATTCACATAACTattctaacactccccctcaagctggtgaTATGAATCATAtataccgagcttgttacatatgtagTTAATACGAGGACCAatgagggacttggtgaaaatatctgcaagttgatcattcgacttcacaaactTTGTAGCAATATCTCCCGGGAGTATCTTTTATCCAACAAAGTGAcagtcaatctcaatgtgttttgttctctcatggaacactggatttgacgcaatatgaagagcaacttgattatcacacacaagtctcatctgactaatctcaccaaatttcaacttcTTGAGCAACAGTTTGATCCAAATTAGCTCACATGTCGCCATAGCCATTGGTCGATATTTTGTTTCTAcactagaccgagcaaccacattctgtttcttactcttccaagacaccaaatttcctcctactaagacacaatatccagacgtggaacgtctatcagaaggtgatcctgcccaatcaacatctgagtatccaacgatctgctcatggcctcgatcctcaaacaaCAAACCTTTGCCTggagaatgcacgggagaaatATCTATTATTAATTGATATTCTATGTTACAATGAGTCCTATTTATATGTATACATAACACATAACCTACTCCTATTACATAAGGGACTAAGACTAATTACATATATTCTCTCCATTCAT comes from the Nicotiana sylvestris chromosome 4, ASM39365v2, whole genome shotgun sequence genome and includes:
- the LOC104247568 gene encoding uncharacterized protein — translated: MNKMGKPADFAAAAGTTPPSEPPESELQPTHSQESMIANLRKLSDGLSMFQRCLTELEQHIDSVRTSIGSSMLLLRKNEQSTNNTPSAAELPAAQPEPEPSCESDPSEVEDENEDEDDDEDDDEEEEEEEEKEEEEEEEEEEEEVEEEEEEEEEEEEAKPPCRSELEILCETMNSIGLKEYMITHLSDINGLREQVPKALKLSPNPARLVLECINKGGSERYVNSSRSLASVLALECLLLAAVENDKGAKEDAEQAALAWRERMIYQGGVIKAHEMDARGLLLLIGCFGIPQAFTNLDIRYLVTVSDAWVISGALRRSSVLMEKIPEIIEWMLKQNIVVEAVDIAYTFGMEERFNPRRHLTSFLHNSEVSLLNKTKGLEQGITVRSVKKKHLSHLKSVSECLGHHKIDPTKLLPGWQIDMRIMNSEKEIAELNRHIGEKELAELTMRIGDQKMAQKRKNDEIESSSSGSFSNKEMRHSHFPNPNPWPPQQQRVVNNVGDSNNTLLGGGGTAGHIYGYSLSSSVLHGTVAGSIHENVVGSLAGPVGGVAAMDGAGAGKSVQGGSGVDHTPGQIGSHIGQLYGSRGDAAVYDKLASHSYAYRPSSYLEGSSSTGLPSTTPGDAYWPTPYTESSKAFPNTISGDANRPPPYLGGSAGLPNTIAGDAYRPPPYLEGSIGLPNTIPAPYQFADTVPATELHRSSGSRADHVPSAAVAHPSSYLYLKR